The window GGATACCTGAACTCTCATTTCATGGCAGGGAATCTCTCAAACATCCTTCTCCACGAGAAATGCTGAAGTATTCACATCGCATAACTAATTTTCTTACCTAGGCATGGAAATGTCAGTAACTCCATTGTTTAGACAGTGAGCTTTCATGGCTTCTAAACTCTTTCGCATATTCTCATACGTCGGTTTGTGAGAAACTTTCTTCTTCGTAATCTAAGCATAAATGTAAAGGGTCAGTTGTGCCTTTGGTGTGATCACtgcaagcttttttttaaataaaaaaaaaaacaaccaccacaaaACAACCAACACATTCCACTACACTCTGAAACTGCACACCCAGACTTGCTACTGTgaaggtgtgctggttttggctgggtaATTTTCTTCGCGGCAGCCAGCGcggggctgtggtttgggtttgcGCTGGACGCAGCGCTGATACCCCGGGATGGTTTCGTTCCAGCTGAGCAGGGCTCGCACAGAGCcgaggccttttctgcctctcacccaccagtgaggggctgggggggcacaaggggctgggaggggacacggccgggacagtgacgccaactgaccccagggctgtcccacaccgTGCGGCATCGTGCTCAGcgcacagagctgggggaggaggagggggatgcagtgaaggcatttgtcttcccaagtcaccatcacgcgtgatggagccctgctgccctggggatggctgagcacctgcctgctgagGGGAAGGAGTGAACGAATtaattgctttgctttccttgtgCTTTACCTATTTTACctattttgctttacctattaaaccaTCTTTATTCCaaatccatgagttttctcgctcttactcttccaattctttccCCATCCCAACACGGGGGagtaagcaagcagctgtgtgtggctgagctgccggctggggttaaaccatgatggaacagaaaaagaactgtGTTTCACAACTTAAAATAGTATAATTTAGCAGCTAGCTCTGTCAATTTAAAGTTTAAATACACATGCACAAGAGAGCTTGGCTTCTCCTCAAGTAGCAGTACTTGAGTAATACACCTCACACCTCTTACCTAGAGGAGCATACTCAAAAAACGCACAACTATTAAAGCCCTCATCATCATATCTGATACAATTTAGTTACAGGGAAGTGCCTGAGTAATATCCCCCTTACCAGGTAGTAAATATATCGGTCCTCTCTTTGGAGAACTGCCACCTCcccagttttcttttctaaagtgaagaaatgaagaaggtatttttaaaagttacactCCACTACATGatcccccctgcaccccaagtAGTTTGGAATCCCCTTACTGCTGGAAATCAAGGTTTTCCCTTCAGCTCCTGCATGTCCACCCCACGTGTATCACTCACGTTGATCCAACAGCTCTTGTACGCCTCcaaactttttcttaaaaagaacaGCTATGCCTGCACCCATGCGACAGTCCTCGCTGATGCAATGAGCCAATGAGTCCGTCTGGGGGCATGAGAAAAGGTCCCCCTTAACACACTTGATCTGGAGAACAACACAAGcagaaggggaaataaaaataagctgaGTGCAGACGCAGGTAAGAGAATACTCAGGTAACGGGGAATTTGGCAAGCCTGTACAGTAATGAGTGTAAGGCATCAAGCTTAAGATGCAGTTCACAAGTAAATGAGTTGGCCTGAATTATGAACCCAACAGATAACTACCTTTTCTACATGATCAGTTGAGAGTATCACATGCCAGCTCAGCAGTTAGTTTTACAAAATCAATGCTTAAAAAGCAAGCTTATGTAATAGTACAACTGGCTTAGGGCGCACCTTCACCACGCTACCGCTGTGCCAGTGCTGGATATCACCATTTAGTTAAGCAGGTAAGCTCTGTGCTGTCATATTAATACCCTCATTGCTAACATATGCACAAAAGCACAAGAAATTTAGCAATATCAGCCACTTTCCTCCAAAAAGCTACATGGTACAGCCAGCTGTCATGTTATTATGGTGACAGGAAGGTATCTCTAGAGACACACATCACAGCAGTAGCCCAGATAACTCATTTTCTACGCACTCTCTCCTCCTGATCCTTGGAGAAGTGGGTGGCCATGGTAACGTGGGCTACGGTGAAGACTCCTGCAGCTGGAAAGAcgacagagagaaaaacaacagtTATTAGGAATCCCAAACTAGGCAATAAGCTGGTGTACCAGGTGCAAAACTGAGCCTACTTTGTCTATGGGACAGCTCAGACAATCAAGACACCtcctgagaaaaggaggccgGTACCCCCAAGCAGCGCGGTGCaagctgccctgctgcagccccacagctccaGCCCATGAGGTGCCTGCAGGCCCCAGTCCAGGGTCACCACACCACCAGCAGCCACAGGCCTTCCATCTTATTCCGAGTCACCCCTGCCCCTTCAGGAAACCCTCCAGCAGCCCGCACCCGCGGACGCGGTGTGAAGAACGAGCGACCGGGCCGGTGCTTTGGCCACGAAGAGCCTCCCCAGCTTCCCCCACATCTGCTCCGCCACGGCAGCCCTACCGCCACGCAAACATGGCGGCCGCTCTCGCCCCTCTAGGCGGGCTGGAGGAACGCCCTCTCTATGGTACTCGCCCAGAACATTCCGAAGCCGACCCTACCGTCTCTTCGGCGCGTGCGCAAAACGCTCAAATGAGGAGCCTAGAGGAAAGAGGCGGAGCTACAGTCGGCGCTTGCGCATTGCtggcggcggcagccccggaAGGCGCGCGCACCGCCTGGAGCGCAGGCGCAGTAACCGCGGCTGGGCAGGGCGCAGGGGGGCGGGGTCATCCGGGGCGGGCGCGGCCGTGCGCCTGCGCCGCCCGCGCccgccccctcccttccctttgtTCGGGGTTGGACGCcattttgcgcggcggctgaGTGGAGGCGCTGATTGGGTTTCGGGGACCGGTAGCGGAGCCAATCAGCGCGGGACCCGAACCGGGGGAGCGAGGCACGGTGAGTGCGAGCAGCCAATATGGAGCCCCCGAGCGCCGGCCCCAGCGCCGGGATTGGCGGGGCCGAGTGACCAGTCAGGAGGCCGCTCgcagggccggggccggccggcCGGGCGCCGGGGGAGGCGAGGGGACGAGGCCCGGCTCCGGGGAGGGGGGGTACCgggaggagaggggctgagGGCGCCGGGCCTCGGGGCGGGCGAAGCCCACCGAGAggcgcgggcgcggggccgAGGGTAGCAGCGGTGGAGAAGGGCGCGGCCGCAGCCTGGGCGGCTGAggggaggcgggcggcgggcccggc of the Phalacrocorax carbo chromosome 23, bPhaCar2.1, whole genome shotgun sequence genome contains:
- the OARD1 gene encoding ADP-ribose glycohydrolase OARD1 isoform X2, with the translated sequence MATHFSKDQEERIKCVKGDLFSCPQTDSLAHCISEDCRMGAGIAVLFKKKFGGVQELLDQQKKTGEVAVLQREDRYIYYLITKKKVSHKPTYENMRKSLEAMKAHCLNNGVTDISMPRIGCGLDRLDWNKVSAILGEVFEDTDIKITVYSL
- the OARD1 gene encoding ADP-ribose glycohydrolase OARD1 isoform X1, yielding MWGKLGRLFVAKAPARSLVLHTASAAAGVFTVAHVTMATHFSKDQEERIKCVKGDLFSCPQTDSLAHCISEDCRMGAGIAVLFKKKFGGVQELLDQQKKTGEVAVLQREDRYIYYLITKKKVSHKPTYENMRKSLEAMKAHCLNNGVTDISMPRIGCGLDRLDWNKVSAILGEVFEDTDIKITVYSL